GCGGCGGTGCACATGGTCCTGCGCCTGAAGCAGCGCCCGGTCGAGAAGGGCATGATCCTGGTCGCCGCCGACCTGCCGCAGCTGGAAGGCTGGGTACGGCTGGACGCGCTGCCCGACGCCCGCCAGCGCGCGGTGCTGGCCAGCTGGCCCGGCGCCAACACCTGGATCCTGCCGGCCGGCCCCCGTGCGCGCCCGTGGGTGACCGGTGAACACAGCGGCATCGCCGTGCGCATCAGCGCCCACCCGCTGGTGGCGGCGCTGTGCCGCGCTTGGGGCGGTCCGCTGGTGTCCACCAGCGCCAACCTGGCCGGTGAACCGCCGGCGCGCAGTCGCGAAGAACTGGACCCGCGTCTGCTGCGACTGCTCGACGGCATCCTCGATGGCCAGACCGGCGGCCTGGCCCAGCCGACGCCCATCCGCGACGCGCTCAGCGGCAGCATCCTGCGCTCCTGATGCGCCGATTGCAGTGCCGCGGCAATTCGCGCAGGCTGCAGCCATGAACCTGCTGCGCCCTGCCCTCTGCCTGGCTCTGTCGATGCCCGTGGTGGCTTTCGCTGCCGATGACGTGCGGGT
This genomic stretch from Stenotrophomonas sp. SAU14A_NAIMI4_5 harbors:
- a CDS encoding Sua5/YciO/YrdC/YwlC family protein, producing the protein MKPHVGPAFPMKELTLDTAVATLRAGGVIAYPTEAVWGLGCDPAHEAAVHMVLRLKQRPVEKGMILVAADLPQLEGWVRLDALPDARQRAVLASWPGANTWILPAGPRARPWVTGEHSGIAVRISAHPLVAALCRAWGGPLVSTSANLAGEPPARSREELDPRLLRLLDGILDGQTGGLAQPTPIRDALSGSILRS